Proteins from a genomic interval of Phalacrocorax aristotelis chromosome 3, bGulAri2.1, whole genome shotgun sequence:
- the DHX57 gene encoding putative ATP-dependent RNA helicase DHX57 isoform X3, whose amino-acid sequence MSSAGRRRGKPNRGGGRGRGGSGRGRGGGSSGHSNKSQLGRNRKCSTKIWDDGDDFCLFEEPRLESRSNASARRGGQKQQRPEARMPLQTIHMTSENQRRVKELLQELQGQELAPESEVAGSGEDDDEPDYLDDEQCWSTDLEVSDIIPRSSAEPAEDRIVESEVSSFAVHKLSRYGFDSERCRRILRSCNGNIGASLEYLLLQCFTERYGEKVQVFPTAAEASQEECLEQRQEEAFALRSIYGEKFVERIQNRVWTFSLELEYLENRLSKSKQKGSCSRDAAKQTSKEICKFYLQRGCRFGSKCRFGHEFPPNHSLKPARNSVDDAHLRPNSDGPVYELEVRFPEENKYPLQAPLVAFYSTDENLPLACRLHIAEFLYGKALIAAESNEPVVYTLVTCLEDGSEISELLKNTHHKYSVPPVSLLATPSVKLQTEGTSGSTQTSEALTVSERQEEEEVAEEEEDDEPEQVVVENESYVNLKKKLSKKYDVQAKSLYNENVKICRQFRLKKSSRHFQSMLYERQKLPAWQERETILDLLKRHQVLVVSGMTGCGKTTQIPQFILDASLQGSPSRVANIICTQPRRISAISVAERVAKERTERIGLTVGYQIRLESVKSSATRLLYCTTGVLLRRLEGDLTLQGVTHVIVDEVHERTEESDFLLLVLKDIMVQRPDLCIILMSATLNAELFSEYFHSCPIINIPGRTFPVDQFFLEDVIAMTRYVLEDSSPYKRKTKQENKQNGRHKRTAFEEVEEDLRRAGILESTDTVVRDSDPDQKLTLKQLLTRYKGVNKTVLKTMSVMDLDKVNLELIEALLEWIVAGKHSYPPGAVLIFLPGLAEIKMLYEQLQSNALFNNRHSKRCVVYPLHSSLSSEEQQSVFLRPPAGVIKIIISTNIAETSVTIDDVVYVIDSGKMKEKRYDPSKGMESLEDTFVSKASALQRKGRAGRVASGVCFHLFSSHHYNHQLIKQQLPEIQRVPLEQLCLRIKILEMFSAQSLHCVLSRLIEPPRTESLRASKLRLQDLGALTPDEKLTPLGYHLASLPVDVRIGKLMLFGTIFRCLDPALTIAASLAFKSPFVSPWDKREEANKKKLEFAVGNSDYLALLQAYKGWCLSIKEGSQASYNYCKENFLSGRVLQANSNAENIKLISAMLCAALYPNVVQVKKPEGKYQKTSTGAVKMQPKAEELKFITKSDGYVHIHPSSVNYQTRHFESPYLVYHEKIKTSRVFIRDCSMVSVYPLVLLGGGQVHMQLQKGEFVISLDDGWIRFVAASHQVAELVKELRCELDQLLQDKIKNPSMDLCMCPRGSRIIGMIVKLVTTQ is encoded by the exons ATGAGttcagcagggaggagaagaggaaagcccaacagaggaggaggaagagggagaggaggcagtggaagaggaagaggaggtggcagcagtGGCCATTCAAACAAGTCTCAACTTGGTAGAAATAGGAAATGTTCAACCAAAATCTGGGATGATGGAGATGACTTTTGTCTCTTCGAGGAACCAAGGCTAGAATCCAG atcAAATGCCTCTGCCAGAAGAGGAGGGCAAAAACAACAGAGACCTGAAGCAAGAATGCCTCTGCAGACCATACATATGACATCAGAGAATCAGAGAAGAGTGAAGGAACTTCTTCAAGAGCTTCaagggcaggagctggctccTGAATCAGA AGTAGCTGGTTCTGGTGAAGATGATGATGAACCTGATTACCTTGATGATGAACAGTGCTGGTCAACAGACCTGGAAGTTTCTGACATAATACCAAGGTCATCTGCTGAGCCAGCTGAGGACAGAATTGTGGAAAGTGAAGTGTCTTCATTTGCTGTGCACAAACTCTCCAG GTATGGTTTTGACAGTGAGCGTTGTAGAAGAATACTGAGATCCTGCAATGGTAATATTGGGGCATCACTGGAGTATTTGCTATTGCAGTGCTTTACCGAAAGATATGGAGAGAAGGTGCAGGTTTTTCCAACAGCTGCTGAAGCCAGTCAAGAAGAATGTTTAGAACAGAGACAAGAAGAGGCTTTTGCCCTCCGCTCAATCTATGGAGAAAAATTTGTAGAAAGAATTCAAAACCGCGTTTGGACTTTTAGTTTGGAATTGGAGTACCTAGAAAACAGGCTCAGCAAATCTAAACAAAAGGGTAGTTGTTCTAGGGATGCAGCAAAGCAGACTTCAAAGGAAATATGTAAATTTTATCTTCAAAGAGGCTGCAGGTTTGGTTCAAAATGTAGGTTTGGACATGAATTCCCTCCAAACCACTCACTGAAACCAGCCAGGAACTCTGTAGATGATGCTCATCTCAGACCTAACAGTGATGGTCCCGTATATGAACTTGAAGTAagatttcctgaagaaaacaagTATCCACTCCAGGCACCTCTTGTGGCATTTTATTCCACCGATGAGAATCTACCTCTTGCTTGTCGTTTACACATTGCTGAATTCCTCTATGGAAAGGCCTTGATAGCTGCAGAGTCTAATGAACCAGTGGTGTACACCTTAGTGACTTGCTTAGAAGATGGATCTGAAATAAGTGAATTACTTAAAAATACTCACCACAAGTATAGTGTTCCTCCTGTGTCCCTGCTGGCAACACCTTCGGTAAAGCTACAGACAGAGGGTACATCTGGTTCAACTCAAACGTCTGAAG CCTTGACAGTGTCGGAGCGTCAGGAAGAAGAAGAGgtggcagaagaggaggaagatgatgagCCTGAACAAGTTGTTGTGGAGAATGAGAGTTATGTGAACCTCaagaaaaagctttccaaaaAATATGATGTGCAAGCAAAGTCTCTgtataatgaaaatgttaaaatctGCAGGCAATTTCGGCTGAAGAAG TCTTCTAGGCATTTCCAGTCCATGTTGTATGAAAGACAGAAGCTCCCTGCATGGCAAGAGAGAGAAACTATTCTTGATTTGCTGAAGAGGCACCAAGTTCTTGTTGTGAGCGGCATGACGGG ATGTGGGAAAACTACTCAGATTCCTCAGTTTATTTTGGACGCTTCATTGCAAGGATCTCCAAGCAGAGTTGCAAACATCATCTGCACTCAGCCTCGCAGAATCTCTGCTATTTCTGTGGCTGAACGTGTAGccaaagaaagaacagaaaggatTGGACTCACTGTTGGATATCAGATCCGTCTAGAAAGTGTAAAG TCCTCAGCTACCAGACTCTTGTACTGCACTACTGGTGTGCTGTTGAGAAGGCTGGAAGGAGATCTGACTTTGCAGGGAGTCACGCATGTTATTGTTGATGAAGTTCAcgaaagaacagaagaaag tgacttcttgctgctggttttgaagGACATAATGGTTCAGAGGCCAGACCTATGCATTATACTAATGAGTGCCACCTTGAATGCAGAGCTTTTTTCTGAATACTTTCACTCCTGTCCAATTATTAACATACCAG GTCGAACATTTCCTGTGGATCAGTTTTTTCTGGAAGATGTGATTGCAATGACAAG GTATGTTTTAGAGGACAGTAGTCCCTACAAGCGTAagacaaagcaagaaaacaaacagaatggAAGACACAAAAGAACTGCATTTGAAGAAGTAGAGGAGGACCTGAGACGTGCTGGCATTCTGGAAAGCACTGACACAGTTGTCAGAGATTCAGACCCAGACCAAAAATTAACCCTGAAGCAGCTCCTTACACGATACAAAG ggGTTAACAAGACAGTGTTGAAAACGATGTCTGTCATGGACTTGGACAAAGTTAATCTGGAATTAATTGAAGCCTTGCTGGAGTGGATAGTTGCTGGCAAACATTCATACCCCCCAG gTGCCGTGTTGATATTTTTGCCTGGTCTAGCAGAAATCAAGATGCTTTATGAGCAGCTCCAGTCTAATGCTCTTTTTAATAACAGGCACAGCAAGAG GTGTGTTGTTTATCCACTTCATTCTTCACTGTCTAGTGAAGAACAGCAGTCTGTGTTCCTCAGGCCTCCTGCAGGAGTTATCAAAATCATCATCTCTACAAACATTGCAGAAACATCTGTTACCATTGATGATGTGGTCTATGTGATTGAttctggaaaaatgaaagagaaaag ATACGACCCAAGCAAAGGAATGGAAAGTCTGGAAGACACATTTGTGTCCAAGGCCAGCGCTCTGCAAAGGAAAGGGCGAGCAGGCCGTGTAGCCTCAGGCGTCTGCTTTCATCTTTTCAGTAGCCATCACTATAACCATCAGCTTATAAAACAACAGTTACCAGAAATACAAAGAGTGCCCTTGGAGCAGCTTTGTCTAAG AATTAAGATTCTGGAGATGTTTTCTGCACAGAGTCTTCACTGTGTCTTATCACGACTAATTGAGCCCCCTAGAACTGAGTCTTTGCGAGCGTCAAAGCTGCGACTACAAGACTTGGGAGCATTGACCCCAGATGAAAAGCTCACCCCTCTGGGTTATCACTTGGCTTCTCTGCCTGTTGATGTCAGGATTGGCAAGCTAATGCTGTTTGGCACCATCTTCCGCTGCCTGGATCCTGCACTAACTATAGCAGCCAGTCTGGCCTTCAAGTCGCCTTTT GTGTCACCATGGGATAAAAgggaagaagcaaacaaaaagaagttgGAGTTTGCAGTAGGAAACAGTGACTACCTGGCTCTTCTCCAGGCCTACAAG GGATGGTGTCTAAGTATCAAAGAGGGCTCTCAGGCAAGCTATAACTACTGCAAGGAGAACTTTCTGTCAGGAAGAGTTCTTCAG GCAAATTCGAATGCGGAGAACATCAAGCTGATCTCAGCTATGTTGTGTGCTGCACTGTATCCCAATGTTGTCCAG GTGAAAAAGCCAGAGGGCAAATACCAGAAAACAAGCACCGGAGCAGTCAAAATGCAACCAAAAGCGGAAGAGCTGAAGTTTATTACCAAAAGTGATGGTTATGTTCACATTCACCCTTCATCTGTGAATTATCAG ACGAGGCACTTTGAGAGCCCCTACCTGGTGTATCACGAGAAAATCAAGACCAGCCGTGTGTTCATTCGAGACTGCAGTATGGTGTCAGTGTACCCGCTGGTCCTGCTT